CCGGGTATCAAGGTGGAAACCTACCGTACCGGCTCCACCGACCTGCTCCGGCGAATCCTCTCCGAAGCGCAGTCGGGCCGCAACCTGGCCGACGTCATCGAGACGACGCCGCCGACGCTCATGGTGATGCGGGACAACAAGCTGCTCCTGCCCTATTTCTCGCCGCACCTGGGAGCATTTCCCGCGGACGCCAGAGAGGATGTCGGAGACAAGGTGCTCTGGACGACCGACCGCGAGTCCCTGATCGGGCTGGGCTACAACCGCAACCTGCTCCAGCCCGCGGACGCGCCGCAAAGCTTCGACGACCTGGTCAAGCCGCAGTACAGGGGCAGGGTTGCCGTCAGCGGGGATTCCACGGGCGTACGGATGCTCGGCGCGATGCTGCGGGTCAAGGGCGAGGAATACCTGAAAAGACTCAGGGCCCTGGACATCAAGATGCACATGATTTCCGGCGGGGCGATGCACGAGCTTCTGGCCGCCGGCGAAATGCCGCTCTCGATTTCGATTTTTCGCAACCACGTGCTCGCGGCCCGGCCCAAAGGGGCGCCGACCGAATGGGTGCCGCTGGATCTCGTGGTGAGCAACGCCGGCGGCGTCGCTCTTCCTGCGGCGAGCAACAACCCCTACGGGGCGCTGCTCTTCATCGACTTTCTCCTCAGCCCCGAAGGGCAGAAGATCTTCGAAGAGCGTTTTCGTTTCGCGACGTCCACGCGCGACTACGGATTCAAGCGCTGGTACCCGGAAAAAGGGCTGACGGCCGAGCAGTACGAAAAGTCGCACGACCGCTGGCAAAAGCTGTTGCGCGGGCTCACGCGAAAATAGCGGGCGCGCCGACCGTCGGGGCTTCGAACCCCTTTGGAAGGCCCGGGGACCCGGGCGGACGCCGTCACTTACGGAAGTCTTCCGCTTTCAGCTCGATGGGCTTGCCGTGCGGGGTTCTTCGCGTCGCGCGCTCCCAGGCGCGAAAATACTCCCGCAGGGACTGCGCCGATGCCGCCCCTTTTTCCGCGACCATGCGCTCGAGCGTTGCGAGCCAGTGGTGATAATAGGTCTCGCCGGTGTCAGGATCCCCGGCGGCCTGCGCTTTCTTGATTTCCTCGCCCAGCATCGCCGCCCACTCGCTCCAGGAGAACAGGCCCTTTTCGTACAGCGCCAGCGCCATGGCGAACGCACGGGCTTCCCAGGGCGCGCGAAAGACCGGCCCTTTCTCGTCGCGCGGAATTCCTGGAATCGCCTCCGCGGCGCGCCGCGCGGCTTCCGACCCGACGGACGACGAATCAGGCATGTTCGAGGTAAGGCTCGAATGCTTCGATGGACACCTTCAACTTCGGATCCGCGTCCTCGCCCCAGAGCTCGCGGCCATCGAAACGAACGGTATAGAGCCACTGCGGGTCTTCGCCCCTGCCGGCAACCACCGAATCGGGAAACACGTGCGCGCCGTGCACCCGCTCCACCACCCCCACGTGGCCGCGCGCATAGCGCGGCAGGCGCGTATGGGTTGTCGGGTGAATGTTCCTGGCGCGCACGCGGTCCCCGACCTTGAAGCGCACCGGCGCGGGCGCCGGCCGTCCATAGGAACCGCGCCGCACCACCCGCTCCACGTCGGCCGCCGTGAACCGCCCGCGCGGCAACTCTTTACCGGGCCGCAGGGCCCGCCCGGCGGCGACCTCGTCCTCGTCGATGAAACCGTGCTCGACGAGGAGGCGCAGGTTGCGCAGAAACCACCGCTCGTAATAGGAGCTCGTCAGGTAAACCGCCGGCGCCAGCGATTCGACGACGTAGCGGCTCATGTCGATCGTCCACTGGCGGAAAAAGCCTATGGCGCGGCTCATCGCCAGCACCCGCCCTTCCCAGCGGTGATGGAAAACCGGTTCGTTCGGCTCGGGCTCCACCCTGCCGAACCCGTCCATCCCGCCCATGTCGTGGACGCCGTTCATCCGGTTACCTCGCCCGGCTTCTTCGGCAGGCCGGCGCCGATCATGCTGTCGCGCGTGATCAAGCGGGCGAGCTGCGCCTCGCTCCAGTTCTCCGTTCCCTCCGGCCGCATCGGCACGACCAGGTAGCGCGTCTCGGCCGTCGAGTCCCACACGCGGATCTCCGTCTCCGGCGGCAGCGTGACGCCGAATTCCGCAAGCACCCCGCGCGGGTCCTTCACCACGCGCGAGCGATAGGCGAAGGACTTGTACCACGTCGGGGGGAGGCCGAGCACGTCCGTGGGGTAGCACGAGCACAGCGTGCACACCACCATGTTGTGCACCTGCGGCGTGTTCTCGACCGCCACCAGATGATCGCCCACGCGCCCCACTTCGGCGATCGTGCCGACCGCTTTGCTCGCATCCTGGAGAAGCGCCCGGCGAAACCCGGGATCGGTCCACGCCCTGGCGATAACCTGCGCGCCGATGTGCGGGCCGATCCTGGTTTCATAAAGCTCGATGATGCGATCGAGCGCGGCGGCTTCGACGTAACCCTTCTCGACCAGAATCGTCTCGACCGCGCGCACCCGCAGCTCCATCTCCGAAAGGCTGGAGCCTTCGTCATGCTCGTGTTCCCGCACAGCCATGGGCCGACTATAGCGAACAAAATCGCCGGGGTCCAGTGGAAAATCGAATCCGCAACCCGAGGCGCCGCTCGACCGCGCAAAGCGCTTTCGCCAGCGACGCAGCCTCGGCCCGCGCAAGCGCCGCCGTGTCGGGGCGGAGTCGGGGACCGTTCACCCGCATAGCGCGTCGGCAAGCGCACGCAGGAGCTTCGCCCCATCGCCCCGCCATGCGCTGCCGTGCATGCACGCGAGCGTGGTCGGAGCCGCCGAGGCCAATCTCTCGAGCATCCCGCGCGCATTCTTCGTATGGGAGAAATAGTCCAGTTCCCGGCGGTAGGCCTCGCTCGGACCGAGGATGTCCGCCTCCGTCACCGGCGGATTGTCAGCGCCCCCTTGCGTGAACAGGTCGCCGCACAAGAGCGTTCGCGTCCGTTCCTCCATCAGGAAGCCGCACTCCCACGCGTGCGGAAGGTGAGGCGCGTCGAACCATCGGACCGCGTGCCTCCCGAGCGGCAGCGCCTCTCCGTCCGCCAGCGCGCGGGCCGGCCGGTCTGCAAGGTCGTCGATGGAGACCAGCGCCGCAACGGTCCCGCACAGCGGCGCGGCCCGGCGGGCGACGGCCAGCCATTCGTTGAGCGACCCGCACTCGTCGGCTTCCACGTGCGAAAAAGCGATGTGGCGCAGGCTTTCGGGAGGCAGCACGCTTGCAACCGCCTCCCGCACGAGGGGGAACATCTTGCGCGGCCCCGTGTGGAAGATCAGCGGCTCGTCGTCGACGATGAGGTACTGGTTGAAGGAAAAACCGCCGCCCGGGAACGTCACCGGCGTGTTGATGCGATAGATCCCGTCCGCGATTTCGTGAACGTTGGTCCCGGACTGTCTGTTCGTGATCCCCATTTCAATCCCCCGCGGAGCCGAAGTCCCTCCGGCAAACCTCCGCTCCAGCTCATTCGATGCCTCCCGTCTTCCGACGGGAGCTTATCCGGCGCCTTCTTTTCGTAGCCTGGCAACCCGTACAAAGAACGAAGAAGTCACCAGTCTCTCCAGGATTTGAGAAAAAAACAAGCCTTCTTTTTGTACGTGAGAATCCGGTTCGGACTCTCGGCGTCCGACGAAAACCTCGGTTTTTCGGCAACGCGACACAAAGCCCTCTGCATTTTCTCGCGCTGTCTCGCCCTGGCCGGCAGATCGGAAAGTGGCACAGGCGTTGCTTTTCGATGACGTGCGACGTCCGGCCGTTCCGGCAAAAGGAGAAGCCAAATGGCGAAAAGAAAAAGAGTCCACGAAGCCGGAAGATCCGCTCGGAAAAAAAGCGGCGTTTTCCTGGCTCTCGTCGTTTTCATGCTCGCGGGGCTCCTGGCCTGGGGCTGGCTGAGCCGTGGCGGTCCGAAACGAGGTCCGGCGGCGAAGCTTGACCCCGCCGGTTATGTGAGGCGCGAAACCCGACCGCCCCTTTCCTCGAATCTCTTCGTGGGGCAGACGGCTCGTGCCTATCAGGTTGCGCACGAAATTCCGGAGGTCCTGGACCAGCTCTACTGCTACTGCGAGTGTGACAAGCACATGGGCCACAAGAGCCTCCTTTCCTGCTTTGCCGATCGCCACGGCGCCACGTGAGTGAACATCTGCCAGGGGGAGGCGCTGGATGCGTCTCGAATGGTGCAGCAAGGTTACAGCGTAACGGATATCCGCACCTATATCGATCGGAAGTACGGCCGGATGTGAAAGCAGGCAGCGTAGTCGCGAAATTCACAGAGGCGGCCTTCGCGTGACGCCGGGCGGGAAAGTCTCAGGCCTGATCGTACTGTGGACGTTCCTGCTCTCACTTTCCGCGACCGGGCGGGTGCTGGCCCACGGCGATCACGGCGATGCCGCTCCCCTCGAGGGCGGGATCAGCCTGGTTACTCTCGATGGATTTCAAGCAGAGCTTTTGACCTCTCCCCGCCCTCCCCGCGCCGGCGAGGAGAACAAGATCGTCGTCAAGATCCTTCGCCACGGCTCTCTCGATCCCGTAAGGAACGCGAAGGTCTGGATCGGCGTCTCGCCGGCGCAGCTCGATCCTGATTCTTTCCAACCGGGCACGTCGGTCGCCGTCCGCGGCAGTGGAACGAGCGGCCCTGTTCTTTCGCAGGCGACGGAGGAAGTCTGGGCCGGGAATTATACCGTCGTCCGGCGGTTCAGCCGGCAAGGCACCTATCTGGTTCGGGTCGCGCTGTCGGAGCTGGAAGAACGGAAATTCGATCCGCCGGCGACCCTGGAGTTCTACCTGAACGTGGGCAGGTCCGCCGGA
The sequence above is a segment of the Candidatus Zixiibacteriota bacterium genome. Coding sequences within it:
- a CDS encoding extracellular solute-binding protein, whose translation is MRYSLLLVLSIFAAASPAVGQGRPVADLANYRGADREAFLKAGARKEGRLTWYTTLTAHRDIASVFEAKYPGIKVETYRTGSTDLLRRILSEAQSGRNLADVIETTPPTLMVMRDNKLLLPYFSPHLGAFPADAREDVGDKVLWTTDRESLIGLGYNRNLLQPADAPQSFDDLVKPQYRGRVAVSGDSTGVRMLGAMLRVKGEEYLKRLRALDIKMHMISGGAMHELLAAGEMPLSISIFRNHVLAARPKGAPTEWVPLDLVVSNAGGVALPAASNNPYGALLFIDFLLSPEGQKIFEERFRFATSTRDYGFKRWYPEKGLTAEQYEKSHDRWQKLLRGLTRK
- a CDS encoding nitrile hydratase accessory protein, with amino-acid sequence MPDSSSVGSEAARRAAEAIPGIPRDEKGPVFRAPWEARAFAMALALYEKGLFSWSEWAAMLGEEIKKAQAAGDPDTGETYYHHWLATLERMVAEKGAASAQSLREYFRAWERATRRTPHGKPIELKAEDFRK
- the nthB gene encoding nitrile hydratase subunit beta; the encoded protein is MNGVHDMGGMDGFGRVEPEPNEPVFHHRWEGRVLAMSRAIGFFRQWTIDMSRYVVESLAPAVYLTSSYYERWFLRNLRLLVEHGFIDEDEVAAGRALRPGKELPRGRFTAADVERVVRRGSYGRPAPAPVRFKVGDRVRARNIHPTTHTRLPRYARGHVGVVERVHGAHVFPDSVVAGRGEDPQWLYTVRFDGRELWGEDADPKLKVSIEAFEPYLEHA
- the nthA gene encoding nitrile hydratase subunit alpha, with protein sequence MAVREHEHDEGSSLSEMELRVRAVETILVEKGYVEAAALDRIIELYETRIGPHIGAQVIARAWTDPGFRRALLQDASKAVGTIAEVGRVGDHLVAVENTPQVHNMVVCTLCSCYPTDVLGLPPTWYKSFAYRSRVVKDPRGVLAEFGVTLPPETEIRVWDSTAETRYLVVPMRPEGTENWSEAQLARLITRDSMIGAGLPKKPGEVTG
- a CDS encoding MBL fold metallo-hydrolase codes for the protein MGITNRQSGTNVHEIADGIYRINTPVTFPGGGFSFNQYLIVDDEPLIFHTGPRKMFPLVREAVASVLPPESLRHIAFSHVEADECGSLNEWLAVARRAAPLCGTVAALVSIDDLADRPARALADGEALPLGRHAVRWFDAPHLPHAWECGFLMEERTRTLLCGDLFTQGGADNPPVTEADILGPSEAYRRELDYFSHTKNARGMLERLASAAPTTLACMHGSAWRGDGAKLLRALADALCG
- a CDS encoding CYCXC family (seleno)protein produces the protein MAKRKRVHEAGRSARKKSGVFLALVVFMLAGLLAWGWLSRGGPKRGPAAKLDPAGYVRRETRPPLSSNLFVGQTARAYQVAHEIPEVLDQLYCYCECDKHMGHKSLLSCFADRHGATUVNICQGEALDASRMVQQGYSVTDIRTYIDRKYGRM